A part of Variovorax sp. HW608 genomic DNA contains:
- a CDS encoding nucleoside hydrolase, whose amino-acid sequence MKHVWIDTDMGFDDLAAVLTVMQTPPWRVDGMSLVAGNAPLDVVIDNALRSAAFFGWDFPVHAGSAKPIASELVTAQNILGADAMVSAGRSLPKTRAALASSDAVAALGGYLASAPEPATLLALGPLTNLALVLRQRPELAARIGRLLWMGGSAGPGNHTAAAEFNAAVDPEAINVVLEAGVSLHMVGLDACRQVRVHASDAEALRALGTDKAEVLADLLLGYVRIASPAGALPMSLYDPTAAAVLVAPEGMSFRPAHVVAECKGEHTRGMTVVEWRVPKRAQANAEVASVADEPLLRRVVLDALARAAG is encoded by the coding sequence ATGAAGCACGTCTGGATCGACACCGACATGGGCTTCGACGATCTTGCCGCCGTGCTCACGGTCATGCAGACGCCGCCCTGGCGCGTCGACGGCATGTCGCTCGTCGCCGGCAATGCGCCGCTCGACGTGGTGATCGACAACGCGCTGCGTTCCGCCGCGTTCTTCGGATGGGACTTCCCCGTCCACGCAGGCAGTGCGAAGCCGATCGCCAGCGAACTGGTCACGGCGCAGAACATCCTCGGCGCGGACGCCATGGTCTCGGCAGGTCGCAGCCTCCCGAAGACGCGCGCGGCGCTGGCGTCCAGCGATGCGGTGGCTGCGCTCGGCGGCTATCTGGCTTCCGCGCCGGAGCCGGCCACGCTGCTCGCGCTGGGCCCGCTCACCAATCTCGCGCTCGTGCTGCGCCAGCGCCCCGAGCTGGCCGCACGGATCGGTCGGCTCCTGTGGATGGGCGGCAGTGCCGGGCCGGGCAATCACACGGCGGCGGCGGAGTTCAATGCCGCGGTGGACCCGGAAGCGATCAACGTCGTGCTCGAGGCCGGCGTCTCGCTGCACATGGTCGGTCTCGATGCATGCCGGCAGGTGCGCGTGCATGCCAGCGATGCCGAGGCGCTGCGGGCGCTCGGCACCGACAAGGCGGAGGTGCTGGCCGACCTGCTGCTCGGCTACGTGCGCATCGCGAGCCCCGCGGGCGCGCTGCCGATGTCGCTCTATGACCCGACGGCCGCAGCGGTGCTGGTGGCGCCCGAGGGGATGAGTTTCAGGCCGGCGCATGTGGTGGCCGAATGCAAGGGCGAGCACACCCGCGGCATGACGGTGGTCGAGTGGCGGGTGCCGAAGCGCGCCCAGGCCAATGCAGAGGTGGCCAGCGTGGCCGACGAGCCCCTGCTGCGGCGCGTGGTGCTGGATGCGCTCGCGCGCGCGGCGGGTTAG
- a CDS encoding AraC family transcriptional regulator, which produces MRSNLTKKAPITIPAAMVRGMLAGIEARGESVESYLQAAGIPMELLDHPGARVTADQYVLLFRLLIDRRRDECLGFLLRPLKPGSFALMAHSALGSRNVEQAIRRVARTFSLLRDDATLELRIEGDCAGMLLGFDEASVVHHVFLHELMLRVFWRLVAWLAGGRLPARHFDFAFAAPPHVDSYSQAFPARLEFGRAHTAIWFDSRWLQVAVRRDEDALRAFLAEAQANIIMPRRNDELTSSRVRDHLRRMQPGWPDLSAAAAALHMSTATLQRKLALEATSFQALKDELRRDIAIVRLNTSGVPLAELAQELGFTDSAAFQRAFKGWTGSAPGAYRQGKRTL; this is translated from the coding sequence GTGCGCTCCAACCTGACGAAGAAGGCACCCATCACCATCCCCGCGGCGATGGTCCGCGGCATGCTCGCCGGCATCGAGGCGCGCGGCGAATCCGTCGAGTCCTACCTGCAGGCCGCCGGCATCCCGATGGAGCTGCTGGACCATCCCGGTGCGCGTGTGACGGCCGACCAGTACGTGCTGCTCTTTCGCCTGCTCATCGACCGGCGCCGCGACGAGTGCCTGGGCTTTCTGCTGCGGCCGCTCAAGCCCGGAAGCTTCGCGCTGATGGCGCACTCGGCGCTCGGGTCGCGAAATGTCGAGCAGGCGATCCGCCGCGTCGCCCGCACCTTCTCGCTGCTGCGCGACGACGCGACCCTGGAGCTGCGGATCGAGGGCGACTGCGCCGGCATGCTGCTGGGCTTCGACGAGGCCTCGGTGGTGCACCACGTGTTCCTGCACGAGCTGATGCTGCGCGTCTTCTGGCGCCTGGTTGCGTGGCTGGCCGGCGGGCGACTGCCGGCGCGGCACTTCGACTTCGCGTTCGCAGCGCCACCTCACGTGGACAGCTACAGCCAGGCCTTTCCGGCGCGCCTGGAGTTCGGCCGGGCGCATACCGCCATCTGGTTCGATTCGCGCTGGCTGCAGGTGGCGGTGCGCCGCGACGAGGACGCCCTGCGCGCCTTCCTGGCCGAAGCGCAGGCCAACATCATCATGCCGCGCCGCAACGACGAGCTGACCAGTTCGCGCGTGCGCGACCACCTGCGCCGCATGCAGCCCGGATGGCCCGACCTCTCGGCCGCGGCCGCGGCACTGCACATGTCGACGGCCACGCTGCAGCGCAAGCTGGCGCTGGAAGCCACCTCCTTCCAGGCGCTCAAGGACGAGTTGCGCCGCGACATCGCCATCGTCCGGCTCAACACCAGCGGCGTGCCGCTGGCCGAGCTTGCGCAGGAGCTGGGCTTCACCGACAGCGCGGCCTTCCAGCGCGCGTTCAAGGGCTGGACGGGCAGCGCGCCCGGTGCCTATCGCCAGGGCAAGAGGACGCTGTAG
- a CDS encoding long-chain-fatty-acid--CoA ligase encodes MYLTQALHRAVQQKPDRIAVRFGSRSRSFREFAERVARLAGALQKLGMKEGDRVAMLALNSDRYLEYQMAVPWGGGVLNPCNIRWSGPEILYSLNDSGSTILLVDDTFRPLVEAIRKDAATLRELIYCGERETPAGMLNYEALLDTAQPVPDAARRGDDLAGIFYTGGTTGFPKGVMLSHTNLCSSGLALHSEGLASDGGSYLHAAPMFHLADMGLALPHWMEGNTHSVIPAFAPEAVLDVIERDRITHMLLVPTMIQMLVDHPAMKKPRDLGSLRTIVYGASPISESVLERAMAALPGVEFVQAYGMTELSPLATVNPAWTHTPEGRSKGKLRAAGRAGYCCEVRIVDAEDREVPRGTVGEVAVRGPNVMQGYWNKPEQTAAAIRNGWMHTGDGAYMDDDGFVFIVDRMKDMIISGGENVFSAEVENALAQHAAVAASAVIGIPSTEWGEAVHAVVVAKPGACATPEELILHCKALIASYKCPRSVEFRDALPLSGAGKVLKTELRKPFWEGQSRQVN; translated from the coding sequence ATGTACCTTACCCAGGCGCTGCACCGCGCAGTTCAGCAGAAACCCGATCGCATCGCGGTGCGCTTCGGCAGCCGCAGCCGCAGCTTCCGCGAGTTCGCCGAGCGCGTCGCGCGCCTGGCGGGCGCGCTGCAGAAGCTCGGAATGAAGGAAGGCGACCGCGTCGCCATGCTGGCGCTCAACTCCGACCGCTACCTCGAGTACCAGATGGCCGTGCCCTGGGGCGGCGGCGTGCTCAATCCCTGCAACATCCGCTGGTCGGGGCCGGAGATCCTGTACTCCCTGAACGACTCGGGCTCCACCATCCTGCTGGTGGACGACACCTTCCGTCCGCTGGTCGAAGCCATCCGCAAGGACGCCGCCACGCTGCGCGAGCTGATCTACTGCGGCGAACGCGAGACGCCTGCCGGCATGCTGAACTACGAGGCGCTGCTGGACACGGCGCAGCCGGTGCCGGACGCGGCGCGGCGCGGCGATGACCTGGCGGGCATCTTCTACACCGGCGGCACCACCGGCTTTCCGAAGGGCGTGATGCTCAGCCACACCAATCTGTGCAGCTCCGGCCTGGCGCTGCATTCCGAAGGGCTGGCGAGCGACGGCGGCAGCTACCTGCATGCCGCCCCCATGTTCCACCTGGCCGACATGGGCCTGGCGCTGCCGCACTGGATGGAGGGCAATACGCACTCGGTGATCCCGGCCTTCGCACCGGAGGCCGTGCTCGACGTCATCGAGCGCGACCGCATCACCCACATGCTGCTGGTGCCCACCATGATCCAGATGCTGGTGGACCATCCGGCCATGAAGAAGCCGCGCGACCTGGGTTCGCTCAGGACCATCGTATACGGCGCCTCGCCCATTTCCGAGTCGGTGCTGGAGCGCGCGATGGCCGCGCTGCCGGGCGTCGAGTTCGTGCAGGCCTACGGCATGACCGAGCTGTCGCCCCTGGCCACCGTCAACCCGGCCTGGACCCACACGCCCGAAGGCCGCAGCAAGGGCAAGCTGCGCGCCGCCGGCCGGGCCGGCTACTGCTGCGAGGTGCGCATCGTCGATGCCGAGGACCGCGAAGTGCCGCGCGGCACGGTGGGCGAAGTGGCGGTGCGCGGGCCCAACGTGATGCAGGGCTACTGGAACAAGCCCGAGCAGACGGCCGCGGCGATCCGCAATGGCTGGATGCACACCGGCGACGGCGCGTATATGGACGACGACGGCTTCGTCTTCATCGTCGACCGCATGAAGGACATGATCATCAGCGGCGGTGAGAACGTCTTCTCGGCCGAGGTCGAGAACGCGCTCGCCCAGCACGCCGCGGTGGCGGCCAGCGCGGTGATCGGCATCCCGAGCACGGAGTGGGGCGAGGCGGTGCATGCGGTGGTTGTCGCCAAGCCCGGCGCGTGCGCCACGCCCGAGGAACTCATCCTGCACTGCAAGGCGCTCATCGCCAGCTACAAGTGCCCGCGCAGCGTGGAGTTCCGCGACGCGCTTCCCCTTTCGGGCGCCGGCAAGGTGCTCAAGACCGAGCTGCGCAAGCCCTTCTGGGAAGGCCAGTCCCGGCAGGTGAACTGA
- a CDS encoding lipid-transfer protein yields MSSNVYISGVGMIPFAKPGKHAPYNEMGAQAARIALADAGLGYERVQQAYVGYVYGDSTAGQRALYEVGMSGIPIVNVNNNCSTGSSALFLARQAVQSGAVDCALALGFEHMNPGALGAVFADRPSPFDRFDQATEELVGHGEIPLALRYFGGAGLAHMQQYGTKLSTFANIRAKASRHAANNPVALFRSIITEDEVMAAPVMWPGVMTRLMACPPTCGAAAAIVCSEDFAQRHNLDRSVRVKAQAMTTDGPATFAARDMREVVGFSMAKEAARRVYESAGVGPQDIDVVELHDCFAHNELISYESLGLCPEGGAEKFVLDGDNTYGGAVVTNPSGGLLSKGHPLGATGLAQCTELVQQLRGTAQARQVQGARLALQHNLGLGGACVVTLYERV; encoded by the coding sequence ATGAGCAGCAACGTCTACATCAGCGGCGTGGGGATGATCCCTTTCGCCAAGCCGGGCAAGCACGCCCCCTACAACGAGATGGGCGCGCAGGCCGCGCGCATCGCCCTGGCCGATGCCGGCCTGGGCTACGAGCGGGTGCAGCAGGCCTACGTGGGCTATGTCTACGGCGACTCCACCGCGGGGCAGCGTGCCCTGTACGAGGTCGGCATGAGCGGCATCCCGATCGTCAACGTCAACAACAACTGCTCCACCGGCTCGAGCGCGCTCTTCCTGGCGCGCCAGGCGGTGCAAAGCGGCGCGGTCGACTGCGCGCTGGCCCTGGGCTTCGAACACATGAACCCGGGCGCACTGGGCGCGGTCTTCGCCGATCGCCCCAGCCCCTTCGACCGCTTCGACCAGGCCACGGAGGAACTGGTGGGCCACGGCGAGATCCCGCTGGCCTTGCGCTATTTCGGCGGCGCCGGCCTGGCGCACATGCAGCAGTACGGCACGAAGCTGTCCACCTTCGCGAACATCCGCGCCAAGGCCAGCCGGCATGCGGCCAACAACCCTGTTGCGCTGTTCCGCAGCATCATCACCGAGGACGAAGTGATGGCCGCGCCGGTGATGTGGCCGGGCGTCATGACGCGCCTGATGGCCTGTCCGCCCACCTGCGGCGCGGCCGCCGCCATCGTGTGCTCGGAAGACTTTGCGCAAAGGCACAACCTCGACCGCAGCGTGCGCGTGAAGGCGCAAGCCATGACCACCGACGGCCCGGCCACCTTCGCGGCGCGCGACATGCGCGAGGTGGTGGGCTTCAGCATGGCCAAGGAGGCCGCGCGCCGCGTCTATGAGTCGGCCGGCGTCGGGCCGCAGGACATCGACGTGGTGGAGCTGCATGACTGCTTCGCCCACAACGAACTCATCAGCTACGAATCGCTGGGCCTGTGCCCGGAAGGCGGGGCCGAGAAGTTCGTGCTCGACGGCGACAACACCTACGGCGGCGCGGTGGTCACCAACCCTTCGGGCGGCCTGCTGTCCAAAGGCCATCCCCTGGGGGCCACGGGCCTCGCGCAATGCACCGAACTGGTCCAGCAGCTGCGCGGGACGGCGCAGGCGCGGCAGGTGCAGGGTGCGCGTCTTGCGCTGCAGCACAACCTGGGCCTGGGCGGCGCCTGCGTGGTGACGCTCTACGAGCGCGTCTGA
- the ltrA gene encoding group II intron reverse transcriptase/maturase, producing MSHRRGKSDCCVVPKKLPNKAAGEAPAAAEVVEGRRQAKGNAIAARMSRRSVRVYDMGTALDGIRQTAKGRRDARFTGLLHHIYAVERLRAAYLALKRDAAAGVDGQTWQTYGQDLEGNLLELSERLARGGYRPQPVKRVYIDKADGSKRPLGVPALEDKLVQRATVEVLNAIYEQDFLGFSYGFRPGRSAHNALDAVAVGVGARKVNWILDADIAKFFDTIERDWLVKFIEHRVADTRVVRLIKKWLHAGVLEDGRLTQGELGTVQGGSISPLLANIYLHYALDLWVKQWRGRHARGDVIVVRYADDWVAGFQFRDDAERFQRAVAERLGQFGLKLHPEKTRLIEFGRFAHENRRRKGQGKPQTFDFLGFTHCCGTTRKGKFMVLRLTSAKRLRAKLQVIKLELRRRMHQPIPEQGQYLRAVVTGHARYFGVPCNGARLRTFRHQVVGLWHRTLCRRSQSHDLPWRRMYRLMAHWLPVPNICHPYPHQRLIVMTQGRSRMR from the coding sequence ATGAGCCACAGGCGCGGGAAGTCGGACTGCTGCGTAGTACCGAAGAAGCTGCCGAACAAGGCTGCGGGGGAAGCTCCTGCGGCGGCGGAGGTGGTGGAGGGAAGGCGGCAGGCCAAGGGAAATGCCATCGCGGCGCGCATGTCCCGCAGATCGGTGCGGGTCTATGACATGGGAACCGCGCTCGATGGCATACGACAGACGGCAAAGGGCCGTCGTGATGCGAGGTTCACGGGACTGCTGCATCACATCTACGCGGTCGAACGCCTGCGGGCGGCTTACCTCGCGCTCAAGCGCGACGCGGCCGCCGGGGTGGACGGCCAGACCTGGCAGACGTACGGACAGGACCTGGAGGGCAATCTCCTGGAGTTGTCCGAGCGGCTGGCCCGAGGGGGCTACCGGCCCCAGCCTGTGAAGAGGGTGTACATCGACAAGGCCGACGGCAGCAAGCGCCCGCTGGGCGTGCCGGCGCTGGAGGACAAGCTCGTCCAGCGTGCCACGGTCGAAGTGTTGAACGCCATCTACGAGCAGGACTTCCTCGGGTTCAGCTACGGCTTCAGGCCCGGGCGCAGCGCGCACAACGCGCTGGATGCCGTGGCGGTGGGTGTGGGCGCAAGGAAGGTGAACTGGATACTCGATGCGGACATCGCCAAGTTCTTCGACACGATCGAAAGGGACTGGCTGGTGAAGTTCATCGAACATCGCGTGGCTGACACGCGCGTGGTGCGGCTGATCAAGAAATGGCTGCACGCGGGCGTGCTGGAGGACGGCAGGCTCACGCAAGGTGAGTTGGGGACGGTTCAGGGCGGGAGCATCAGTCCGCTGCTGGCCAACATCTACCTGCACTATGCGTTGGACCTGTGGGTGAAGCAGTGGAGGGGGCGCCATGCCCGGGGTGACGTGATCGTCGTGCGCTACGCCGACGATTGGGTTGCGGGGTTCCAGTTCCGTGATGACGCCGAGCGCTTCCAGCGCGCGGTGGCCGAGCGGCTGGGCCAGTTCGGGTTGAAGCTGCATCCCGAGAAGACGCGGCTGATCGAGTTCGGGCGCTTCGCCCACGAGAACCGACGCCGCAAGGGACAAGGCAAGCCGCAGACCTTCGACTTCCTGGGGTTCACGCATTGCTGCGGGACGACCCGAAAGGGCAAGTTCATGGTCCTGCGACTCACCAGTGCCAAACGCCTGCGAGCCAAGCTGCAGGTGATCAAGCTCGAACTCAGAAGGCGCATGCACCAACCCATCCCGGAGCAGGGCCAGTACCTGCGGGCGGTGGTGACTGGGCATGCGCGCTACTTCGGCGTGCCGTGCAACGGCGCGCGGCTGAGGACATTCCGCCATCAGGTCGTCGGGCTGTGGCATCGCACGCTGTGCCGCCGCAGCCAGAGCCACGACCTGCCTTGGCGACGCATGTATCGCTTGATGGCGCACTGGCTGCCTGTCCCGAACATCTGCCACCCCTACCCGCACCAGCGTCTGATCGTCATGACCCAAGGCAGGAGCCGTATGCGGTAG
- a CDS encoding MaoC family dehydratase N-terminal domain-containing protein — translation MIDKKWIGHQLPACELPIERSRLRFFAKAIGETDPIYTDEAAARDAGYPDLPAPPTFLFAAELDAGVTDRMLDELKIPLARLLHGEQGFTYHRPACVGDTVTVRSRIEDIYDKKNGALEFVVKSSRATNQRGELVAEMRTVLVCRN, via the coding sequence ATGATCGACAAGAAATGGATCGGCCACCAGCTGCCGGCCTGCGAGTTGCCCATCGAGCGCAGCCGGCTGCGCTTCTTCGCCAAGGCCATCGGCGAGACCGATCCCATCTACACCGACGAGGCCGCGGCGCGCGATGCCGGCTACCCGGACCTGCCGGCGCCGCCTACCTTCCTCTTCGCCGCCGAGCTGGATGCGGGCGTCACCGACCGCATGCTGGACGAGCTGAAGATCCCGCTGGCCCGGCTGCTGCACGGCGAGCAGGGCTTCACCTACCACCGCCCGGCCTGCGTGGGCGACACGGTCACCGTGCGCTCGCGCATCGAGGACATCTACGACAAGAAGAACGGCGCGCTCGAGTTCGTGGTGAAGAGCTCGCGCGCCACCAACCAGCGCGGCGAACTCGTGGCCGAGATGCGCACCGTGCTCGTCTGCAGGAACTGA
- a CDS encoding MaoC family dehydratase, with amino-acid sequence MTAPTFDFVQAGDALPALELPPVDRATLALFGGASGDHNPIHIDTDFARRAGMPDVFAQGMLGMAWLGRLITGWAPQSRLRRFDARFQGITHLGNAMRCEGRVIEKFEADGERRVRVEVRSTNQYGQTKIAGEAIVALP; translated from the coding sequence ATGACCGCACCCACCTTCGATTTCGTGCAGGCCGGCGATGCACTGCCGGCGCTTGAACTGCCCCCCGTGGACCGCGCCACGCTGGCCCTTTTCGGCGGCGCCTCGGGCGACCACAACCCGATCCACATCGACACCGACTTCGCCCGCCGCGCCGGCATGCCCGACGTGTTCGCGCAAGGCATGCTGGGCATGGCCTGGCTGGGCCGCCTGATCACCGGCTGGGCGCCGCAGTCGCGCCTGCGCCGCTTCGACGCGCGCTTTCAGGGCATCACCCATCTCGGCAATGCGATGCGCTGCGAAGGCCGGGTGATCGAGAAGTTCGAAGCCGACGGCGAGCGCCGCGTGCGCGTGGAAGTCCGCAGCACCAACCAGTACGGGCAGACCAAGATCGCCGGCGAGGCCATCGTCGCGCTGCCCTGA
- a CDS encoding SDR family NAD(P)-dependent oxidoreductase gives MTPRLDGKVALVTGSGRGIGRSIALKFASEGARVVVNDLDAGPADEVVAEIRAAGGQAVACAGSVSAPDFAERFIGTAASEYKGLDIVVNNAGYTWDNVIQKMTDEQWYAMIDCHLTAPFRILRAAYPVIRDLSKADQAAGRRAVRKVVNISSVAGLFGNAGQVNYSTAKAGILGMTQTLAKEWGRLGVTVNAVAYGFIKTRLTGNAAEGGTANIDGREIKVGVNPDLLAAMERGIPLGRGGTPEEAAGAVFLLCLPESDYVSGQTLMCSGGLTGI, from the coding sequence ATGACCCCAAGACTCGACGGCAAGGTAGCCCTGGTCACCGGCTCGGGCCGCGGCATCGGCCGCTCCATCGCGCTCAAGTTCGCATCCGAGGGCGCACGCGTGGTCGTCAACGACCTGGACGCCGGCCCCGCGGACGAGGTCGTCGCCGAGATCCGCGCGGCCGGCGGGCAAGCGGTGGCCTGCGCCGGCAGCGTGTCGGCGCCGGACTTCGCCGAGCGCTTCATCGGCACGGCCGCGAGCGAATACAAGGGCCTGGACATCGTCGTCAACAACGCCGGCTACACCTGGGACAACGTGATCCAGAAGATGACCGACGAGCAGTGGTACGCCATGATCGACTGCCACCTCACGGCGCCGTTCCGCATTCTTCGCGCGGCCTACCCGGTGATCCGCGACCTGTCCAAGGCCGACCAGGCGGCGGGCCGCCGCGCGGTGCGCAAGGTGGTCAACATCTCCTCGGTGGCGGGCCTCTTCGGCAACGCAGGCCAGGTGAACTACTCGACCGCCAAGGCTGGCATCCTGGGCATGACGCAGACGCTGGCCAAGGAATGGGGACGCCTGGGCGTCACCGTGAACGCGGTGGCCTACGGCTTCATCAAGACGCGCCTCACGGGCAACGCCGCCGAGGGAGGCACGGCGAACATCGACGGCCGCGAGATCAAGGTGGGCGTGAATCCCGACCTGCTGGCGGCGATGGAACGGGGCATCCCCCTGGGCCGCGGCGGCACGCCAGAGGAGGCCGCCGGTGCAGTGTTCCTGCTGTGCCTGCCCGAGTCCGACTACGTGAGCGGCCAGACGCTGATGTGCTCGGGCGGCCTGACCGGCATCTGA
- a CDS encoding acyl-CoA dehydrogenase family protein: MLPPLYRHRWMDDDIEAFREQVRRYVAGEMAPQLDGWRRQGYIPREVWRPFGALGFLLPELDEAYGGAGASLAYQCVVQDELAKAEVPANTAVHTIASHYILDYGTEAQKQRWLPRLASGELLAGIAMTEPGCGSDLQAMRTRARREGDSYVIDGGKTFITNGFTANLLVVAVRTGEAGSRGVSLVVLETGKLAGFRVGRRLEKLGQHASDTAELFFENVCIPAENLLGGEEGRGFAQLMGQLPYERMLLAVPAAAVIERAVELTLEYTQERKAFGQSLYDFQNTRFKLAECATVAHVVRSFVNDCVQRLLDGSLDDTSAYMAKWWCTEQQCKVVDECLQLFGGYGYMTEYPIARLYADSRVQRIYGGANEIMKELIARKLAA, from the coding sequence ATGCTTCCGCCCCTTTACCGCCATCGCTGGATGGACGATGACATCGAAGCCTTCCGCGAGCAGGTGCGGCGCTACGTCGCCGGCGAGATGGCGCCGCAGCTCGATGGCTGGCGCCGGCAGGGCTACATCCCGCGCGAGGTCTGGCGGCCGTTCGGCGCGTTGGGCTTCCTGTTGCCCGAGCTCGATGAAGCCTACGGCGGCGCGGGCGCTTCACTGGCCTACCAGTGCGTTGTGCAGGACGAGCTGGCCAAGGCCGAGGTGCCGGCCAATACTGCCGTGCACACCATCGCCTCGCACTACATCCTCGACTACGGCACCGAGGCGCAGAAGCAGCGCTGGTTGCCCCGGCTCGCCAGCGGCGAGCTGCTGGCGGGCATCGCCATGACCGAGCCGGGCTGCGGCTCGGACCTGCAGGCCATGCGCACCCGGGCCCGGCGCGAGGGCGATAGCTACGTGATCGACGGCGGCAAGACCTTCATCACCAACGGCTTCACCGCCAACCTGCTGGTGGTGGCGGTGCGCACCGGCGAGGCCGGCAGCCGCGGCGTCTCGCTGGTGGTGCTGGAGACCGGGAAGCTCGCCGGCTTCCGGGTGGGCCGGCGGCTGGAGAAGCTGGGCCAGCATGCTTCCGACACGGCCGAGCTCTTCTTCGAGAACGTGTGCATCCCGGCGGAGAACCTGCTGGGTGGCGAGGAAGGCCGCGGCTTCGCACAGCTGATGGGTCAGCTGCCCTACGAGCGCATGCTGCTGGCCGTACCCGCAGCGGCGGTGATCGAGCGCGCGGTGGAACTTACGCTGGAATACACGCAAGAGCGCAAGGCCTTTGGCCAAAGCCTCTACGACTTCCAGAACACCCGCTTCAAGCTGGCCGAGTGCGCCACCGTGGCCCATGTGGTGCGCAGCTTCGTGAACGATTGCGTTCAGCGCCTGCTGGACGGCAGCCTGGACGACACCTCGGCCTACATGGCGAAGTGGTGGTGCACCGAGCAGCAATGCAAGGTCGTGGACGAGTGCCTGCAGCTCTTTGGCGGCTACGGCTACATGACCGAGTACCCGATCGCGCGCCTGTACGCCGATTCGCGCGTGCAGCGCATCTACGGCGGCGCGAACGAGATCATGAAGGAACTCATCGCGCGGAAGCTGGCCGCATGA
- a CDS encoding CaiB/BaiF CoA transferase family protein — MTTINAPLSGIRIVEFEGIGPGPLAGRMLADMGAQVTVVTRPQKGAVSERLGGAGGNPLRRGKTPLSLDLKQPDDVARALDLIEKADALIEGNRPGVMERLGLGPADCAARNPRLVYGRMTGWGQSGPLAQAAGHDLNYVALTGLLSLAARPGQAPVVPPTVVGDASGALGLAFGIACALVDARGSGRGRVVDGAIVDVLAMLGSLVQWIRSAGQIDSPRPSPFHDSPFYDTYACADGGYITLGALEPQFYGLLLRKLGLQDVDPGAQYDTRHWPALKARIAALIASQPRKYWCDLLEGSDVCFAPVLSLAEAARHPHNVARGIYREAEAGNCNVAVAPRFLPLSET; from the coding sequence ATGACGACGATCAACGCCCCGCTCTCCGGAATCCGCATCGTCGAGTTCGAGGGCATCGGACCCGGCCCGCTGGCCGGCCGGATGCTGGCCGACATGGGCGCGCAGGTGACGGTGGTCACCCGGCCGCAGAAGGGCGCGGTGAGCGAGCGCCTGGGCGGCGCGGGCGGCAACCCCTTGCGCCGCGGCAAGACCCCGCTGTCGCTGGACCTCAAGCAGCCTGACGACGTGGCCCGGGCCTTGGACCTGATCGAGAAGGCCGACGCGCTGATCGAAGGCAACCGCCCCGGCGTGATGGAGAGGCTGGGCCTGGGCCCGGCCGATTGCGCCGCGCGCAACCCGCGGCTGGTCTACGGGCGCATGACTGGCTGGGGCCAGAGCGGCCCGCTGGCGCAGGCGGCGGGACACGACCTGAACTACGTGGCGCTGACCGGCCTCCTGTCGCTGGCCGCGCGGCCCGGCCAGGCACCTGTTGTTCCGCCGACGGTGGTGGGTGACGCCAGTGGCGCCCTGGGCCTCGCCTTCGGCATCGCCTGCGCGCTTGTCGACGCACGCGGCAGCGGCCGTGGCCGCGTGGTGGACGGCGCCATCGTCGACGTGCTGGCCATGCTGGGCTCGCTCGTGCAGTGGATACGCTCGGCCGGGCAGATCGACAGCCCGCGGCCGAGCCCCTTCCACGATTCGCCCTTCTACGACACCTACGCCTGCGCGGATGGCGGATACATCACCCTGGGTGCGCTGGAGCCGCAGTTCTATGGGCTGCTCCTGCGCAAGCTCGGCCTGCAGGATGTGGACCCGGGCGCGCAGTACGACACCAGGCACTGGCCCGCCTTGAAGGCGCGCATCGCCGCCCTGATCGCCAGCCAGCCTCGCAAGTACTGGTGCGACCTGCTCGAAGGCAGCGACGTGTGCTTCGCGCCCGTGCTGAGCTTGGCCGAGGCGGCCAGGCACCCCCATAACGTGGCGCGCGGCATCTACCGCGAGGCAGAGGCGGGCAACTGCAACGTTGCAGTTGCCCCGCGTTTCCTTCCCTTGTCCGAAACCTGA